A window from Deinococcus malanensis encodes these proteins:
- a CDS encoding vWA domain-containing protein, producing the protein MRPKVSILPARSVTSSTTDTLDVLVRISTPVQEAGAARPPLDLVLVLDRSGSMRGLPLALAKNAAKLVVGQLGPDDRVAVVAFDHRVEVVAPLQEVKDLAQLESLIDTLQVGGSTNLFGGWQTASRLLLYGAEQGRLSRIVLVTDGRANVGLREPLIIGEHVAQAQTQGVSTSTVGVGVRYDENLLETLAGTGDGNYHFAERPDELEDTLQTELASLKATLGRRVSLGLRGVKVKDALNDFGRVHSGRLALPPLRAGRTLDLVFRLIVSDEQKLALRLAWDDATGERHSEHVMHTFLAVPQGFNELEQAEVVRVREGLLAARAQRTAAQLADIGDLSGALLALSSIRNRLQVESLRSAISLTSELHQLGEVERRLRQNNRSAASKLARKQSYAKQSGREG; encoded by the coding sequence ATGAGACCTAAAGTAAGCATTTTGCCCGCGCGTTCGGTAACCTCCTCAACCACCGACACTCTGGACGTCCTCGTCCGTATCAGCACCCCAGTGCAGGAAGCAGGAGCAGCTCGGCCCCCTCTTGATTTGGTCTTGGTGCTCGACCGCAGCGGGAGCATGCGAGGACTTCCCCTAGCCCTCGCCAAAAACGCCGCCAAGCTCGTCGTAGGGCAACTTGGTCCAGATGACCGAGTGGCGGTGGTGGCGTTCGATCACCGGGTCGAAGTGGTGGCTCCTTTACAGGAGGTCAAAGACCTTGCACAGCTCGAATCCCTCATCGATACCCTGCAGGTCGGGGGCAGCACCAACCTTTTCGGCGGATGGCAGACCGCCTCTCGTCTCCTGCTTTACGGAGCCGAACAAGGTCGCCTTTCCCGAATTGTGCTGGTTACCGACGGCCGGGCCAATGTGGGACTCCGGGAACCTCTGATCATAGGGGAACACGTTGCACAGGCTCAGACTCAGGGGGTGAGCACCAGTACAGTCGGTGTTGGGGTACGTTACGACGAGAACCTTCTGGAGACCCTGGCAGGTACTGGTGACGGCAACTATCACTTCGCAGAGCGTCCTGACGAGCTGGAAGACACCTTGCAAACTGAATTGGCCAGCCTGAAAGCCACATTAGGACGCCGGGTCAGTCTGGGCCTACGGGGAGTCAAGGTCAAAGACGCTCTTAATGATTTTGGCCGTGTCCACAGTGGACGGCTGGCATTGCCCCCTCTGCGTGCGGGGCGCACGCTTGATCTGGTCTTCCGTCTGATCGTAAGTGACGAACAGAAACTGGCCCTCCGCCTGGCCTGGGACGACGCCACGGGAGAACGACACAGCGAACATGTCATGCATACCTTCCTGGCGGTTCCACAGGGCTTTAATGAGCTGGAACAGGCAGAGGTGGTCCGTGTGAGAGAAGGGCTGCTGGCTGCGAGAGCGCAGCGTACGGCCGCCCAACTTGCCGACATCGGCGATCTGAGTGGAGCGCTGCTGGCACTGAGCAGCATCAGGAACCGCCTGCAGGTCGAGAGCCTGCGGTCGGCAATTTCCCTCACCTCTGAGCTTCATCAGTTGGGCGAAGTGGAACGTCGCCTGCGGCAGAACAACCGGAGCGCTGCTAGCAAACTGGCACGCAAGCAGTCATACG